One window of the Acinetobacter equi genome contains the following:
- a CDS encoding cysteine peptidase family C39 domain-containing protein yields the protein MALNFPESLVNLEANCGLYAIWMLFQHHGVDVDVNALIQATKYDYEEGTYTIALAIALQKFGFKVSFYTDEDLYIEEKERDMYEQAKQLKIPVQPALSYQQIKQATEQGKFVIVYYDTLDEVGNQSLVYSVDDNEICFFDSFDPMPALLFENQRKAEGICRQAIIIDDVEFQMRSALKN from the coding sequence ATGGCACTAAATTTCCCTGAATCTTTAGTTAATTTAGAAGCTAATTGCGGGCTATATGCCATTTGGATGTTATTTCAACATCATGGTGTAGATGTTGATGTAAATGCTTTAATTCAAGCCACAAAATATGATTATGAAGAAGGCACTTATACGATTGCCTTAGCAATAGCGTTGCAAAAATTTGGCTTTAAAGTTTCTTTTTATACAGATGAAGATCTGTACATTGAAGAAAAAGAACGTGATATGTATGAACAAGCTAAACAATTAAAAATACCTGTACAACCTGCATTAAGTTATCAACAAATTAAGCAAGCAACAGAACAAGGTAAATTTGTCATTGTGTATTACGACACTTTAGATGAAGTTGGAAACCAATCTTTAGTGTATTCCGTAGATGACAATGAAATTTGTTTCTTTGATTCTTTTGATCCTATGCCTGCTTTGTTATTTGAAAATCAGCGTAAGGCAGAAGGAATTTGCAGACAAGCGATTATTATTGATGATGTTGAGTTTCAAATGCGTTCAGCATTAAAGAATTAA
- a CDS encoding SDR family oxidoreductase, which yields MQTIKTIDLKKVIIITGASSGIGAFTAKLLARQGHQLVINYSNNDQAALKVLEDILEFGGLATLYKADISQAEEVIKLFDHAISTYGKADVLINNAGILRMSKIEQLSNQDIDQLIDINIKGSLYTMREAAKRLEHGGKIINLSSSVVALNPENYGVYTASKAAIESLTIILAKELRGKNITVNAIAPGPTATKLFLEGKSEELIQKLSMASPLERLGTVEDIANVIDFAVNEQSNWINAQVLRVNGGII from the coding sequence ATGCAAACGATAAAAACAATTGATTTAAAGAAAGTAATTATTATTACTGGCGCTTCAAGTGGAATAGGTGCATTTACTGCAAAATTATTGGCAAGACAAGGTCATCAGCTTGTTATTAATTATTCAAATAATGATCAAGCTGCATTAAAAGTTTTAGAAGATATTCTTGAGTTTGGTGGTCTTGCAACACTTTATAAAGCAGATATTAGTCAGGCAGAAGAAGTTATTAAATTATTTGATCATGCCATAAGTACTTATGGAAAAGCAGATGTACTGATTAACAATGCTGGGATTTTACGTATGAGCAAAATAGAACAGTTAAGTAATCAAGATATTGATCAATTGATAGATATTAATATTAAAGGTTCACTTTATACCATGAGAGAAGCAGCAAAACGTCTTGAGCATGGTGGAAAAATTATTAATTTATCAAGCAGTGTTGTTGCATTAAATCCTGAAAATTATGGTGTGTATACTGCATCAAAAGCAGCAATTGAATCTTTGACGATTATTTTAGCGAAAGAATTAAGAGGTAAAAATATTACTGTAAATGCGATAGCACCTGGACCAACAGCAACTAAACTTTTTTTAGAAGGAAAAAGCGAGGAGTTAATTCAAAAATTAAGTATGGCTTCTCCCTTAGAGCGTTTAGGTACAGTTGAAGATATTGCAAATGTAATTGATTTTGCAGTAAATGAACAAAGTAACTGGATAAATGCACAAGTTTTACGTGTAAATGGTGGAATTATTTAA